A single window of Gambusia affinis linkage group LG18, SWU_Gaff_1.0, whole genome shotgun sequence DNA harbors:
- the LOC122820672 gene encoding high affinity immunoglobulin gamma Fc receptor I-like, translating to MTGSTCTFDVSWNNGEVFWCESRSGETSNAVNITVQDDYYDDIILVSPVHPVTEGDPVTLSCRNKKQNLLSNVFFYHNDKLINNDSREELKISAVSKSDEGFYKCQHSGKESPSSWMSVRAVSSPVSSLLLVQLIIGPVSGVLLIVLLLLLWCCIRLFLTERRSQSSTTGLAANQAGSQVYSSLLQGDAPLYGKIETCEAAGNGNYASERSCNN from the exons ATGACTGGATCTACATGCACCTTTGACGTTTCCTGGAATAATGGTGAAGTGTTCTGGTGTGAGTCTCGATCTGGAGAGACTAGCAACGCCGTCAACATCACTGTGCAGG ATGATTATTATGATGATATTATCCTGGTGAGCCCTGTTCATCCTGTGACTGAAGGAGATCCTGttactctgagctgcagaaataaaaaacaaaatcttctctCCAATGTGTTTTTCTATCACAATGATAAACTCATCAATaatgacagcagagaggagctgaagaTCTCTGCAGTGTCAAAGTCAGATGAAGGTTTCTACAAATGTCAACATTCAGGAAAAGAGTCACCAAGCAGCTGGATGTCTGTTAGAG CTGTGTCCAGTCCTGTCAGCTCTTTACTTCTGGTGCAGCTGATCATTGGACCAGTTAGTGGAGTCCTTCTCATCGTTCTCCTGCTCTTGTTGTGGTGCTGCATCAG ACTGTTTCTGACAGAGAGGCGCAGTCAGAGCTCCACCACCGGCCTCGCAGCAAATCAAGCTGGAAGTCAGGTTTACAGCTCTCTGCTGCAGG GTGACGCGCCTCTTTATGGAAAAATTGAAACTTGCGAAGCCGCTGGAAATGGTAATTATGCATCAGAACGGAGCTGCAACAACTGA
- the tmem185 gene encoding transmembrane protein 185-like, translating into MNLRGLFQDFNPSKFLIYSCLLLFSVLLSLRLDGVIQWSYWAVFTPIWLWKLLVIIGASVGTGVWAHNPQYRAEGETCVEFKAMLIAVGLHVLLLMFEVLVCDRVEKGKYFWLLVFMPLFFVSPVSVAACVWGFRHDRSLELEVLCSVNILQFIFIALRLDKIILWPWLVVCVPLWILMSFLCLVVLYYIIWSVLFLRSIDIIAEQRRTHITMAISWMTIVVPLLTFEILLVHKLDGHNSLSYVCVFVPLWLSLLTLMATTFGQKGGNHWWFGIRKDFCHFLLELLPFLREYGNVSYDLQRSEDPEAVDDLPVPEPPPKIAPMFHKKTGVVITQSPGKYFVPPPKLCIDMPD; encoded by the exons ATGAATTTAAGAGGACTCTTTCAGGACTTCAATCCCAG TAAGTTCCTGATCTACTCCTGCCTGCTGCTGTTCTCCGTGCTGCTGTCCCTGAGGCTGGACGGGGTCATACAGTGGAGCTACTGGGCCGTGTTCACCCCAATATGGCTGTGGAAACTGTTGGTGATCATCGGGGCCTCCGTGGGCACCGGCGTGTGGGCCCACAACCCTCAGTACAG GGCTGAAGGGGAGACATGCGTGGAGTTCAAGGCCATGCTGATAGCGGTGGGGCTGCACGTCCTGCTGCTGATGTTCGAGGTGTTGGTGTGCGACCGCGTGGAGAAGGGCAAATACTTCTGGCTCCTCGTCTTCATGCCGCTCTTCTTCGTGTCGCCCGTTTCCGTAGCAGCCTGCGTCTGGGGCTTCAGACACGATCGCTCCCTTGAG CTGGAGGTGCTGTGCTCTGTAAATATCCTGCAGTTCATCTTCATCGCTCTGAGGTTGGACAAAATCATACTCTGGCCTTGGCTG GTGGTGTGTGTCCCGCTGTGGATCCTCATGTCCTTCCTGTGCCTTGTCGTCCTCTACTACATCATCTGGTCAGTCCTCTTCCTCCGCTCCATAGACATCATCGCCGAGCAACGGCGCACGCACATCACCATGGCAATCAGCTGGATGACCATCGTTGTACCTCTTCTCACCTTCGAG ATCCTTTTGGTGCACAAGCTGGACGGACACAACAGTCTGAGCTACGTGTGTGTGTTCGTCCCGCTGTGGCTCTCCCTGCTCACACTCATGGCCACCACCTTCGGACAGAAAGGAGGAAACCACT GGTGGTTCGGCATCCGTAAGGACTTCTGTCACttcctgctggagctgctgcccTTCCTCAGGGAGTACGGCAACGTGTCCTACGACCTCCAGCGCAGCGAGGACCCCGAGGCGGTCGACGACCTGCCCGTCCCCGAGCCGCCGCCCAAGATCGCCCCCATGTTCCACAAGAAAACGGGCGTGGTCATCACTCAGAGTCCTGGGAAGTACTTCGTCCCGCCGCCGAAGCTCTGCATCGACATGCCCGACTAA